A genomic stretch from Bacteroidota bacterium includes:
- a CDS encoding HNH endonuclease, with the protein MASKVLVLNQDYQAVTVCSAERAFVLVFLQKAEMISERTAKVLRSVSKEFQYPSIIRLNRFVNLPFKRVALSRVNIYKRDGYACVYCGNKDNLTLDHVIPRSRGGRDQWDNLVTACQRCNTEKGDRTPEEAEMQMRHQPFRPSFIMYLRDFHGKVQEEWRPYLLMN; encoded by the coding sequence ATGGCCTCTAAAGTATTGGTTTTAAATCAAGATTATCAGGCAGTCACAGTTTGTTCGGCGGAGCGCGCCTTTGTGCTTGTGTTCCTGCAAAAAGCCGAAATGATCAGCGAACGGACGGCCAAGGTTTTGCGTTCGGTATCCAAGGAGTTTCAATATCCTTCGATTATCCGGCTGAATCGGTTTGTAAATCTGCCGTTCAAGCGCGTTGCCTTAAGCCGCGTCAACATCTACAAACGCGATGGCTATGCCTGCGTGTATTGCGGAAACAAGGACAATTTGACCTTGGACCACGTCATTCCTCGCTCGCGCGGCGGACGCGACCAATGGGACAATCTTGTCACAGCCTGTCAACGCTGCAATACAGAAAAGGGTGACCGCACGCCGGAGGAAGCGGAGATGCAGATGCGGCATCAACCCTTTCGTCCAAGCTTCATCATGTACCTCCGTGACTTTCATGGCAAGGTTCAGGAAGAATGGCGACCCTATCTTTTGATGAACTGA
- a CDS encoding C40 family peptidase, which translates to MSEQQFTFQSLVPVRANPSDAAEMVTQLVFGDVVEVLARDRQWLQVRNTADGYEGWIDEKMVLPVDQAWLDGIVGWEYVLVPSLQLNGSWAGSALPLHLSLGARIPRTPPFADDRLRVAIGNWQLEVGTQDVCHYTQPSGKAVVELSERFLGAPYLWGGKSIWGIDCSGLTQLVFGICGIQLPRDAWQQAEHGREIAFAERMAGDLAFFVNAKGKIHHVGVVLPDGNVRHASGHVHDSPLVQEGIIGKYTGKQTHTLCNIKRIV; encoded by the coding sequence ATGTCGGAACAGCAGTTCACGTTCCAATCATTGGTACCCGTTCGTGCCAATCCTTCAGACGCGGCAGAGATGGTCACGCAGCTTGTGTTTGGCGATGTCGTCGAAGTTTTGGCGCGTGACCGACAATGGCTGCAGGTACGCAACACGGCAGACGGCTACGAGGGCTGGATCGACGAAAAGATGGTTTTGCCTGTGGATCAGGCCTGGCTTGACGGCATCGTCGGCTGGGAATATGTGCTGGTCCCGAGTTTGCAGCTCAATGGAAGTTGGGCGGGCTCCGCCCTCCCCTTGCATTTGAGTCTGGGGGCGCGCATTCCCCGCACACCACCCTTTGCAGACGATCGATTGCGCGTTGCCATTGGGAATTGGCAGCTTGAAGTCGGCACACAGGATGTCTGCCACTACACGCAGCCGAGCGGCAAGGCAGTGGTCGAGCTTTCTGAGCGCTTCCTGGGAGCGCCCTACCTTTGGGGCGGGAAATCCATTTGGGGCATCGATTGCTCGGGTCTGACCCAATTGGTCTTCGGGATTTGCGGGATTCAACTTCCGCGGGATGCTTGGCAACAAGCCGAGCATGGAAGGGAAATCGCATTCGCGGAGCGGATGGCAGGCGATTTGGCATTTTTTGTCAATGCCAAGGGCAAAATACATCACGTGGGCGTCGTCTTGCCCGACGGAAACGTCAGGCATGCTTCGGGTCACGTGCATGACTCACCGCTGGTGCAAGAAGGCATCATCGGCAAGTACACTGGAAAGCAGACACATACATTATGTAATATCAAGCGGATTGTTTAA
- a CDS encoding polysaccharide biosynthesis/export family protein, producing MRSQTASNFIIGLALGAALMLLPSSILKGQRLRNVLFNTPKAYEKLDIPVVHLNPDSVRIAAGYEHRIESDDQIGVRFLNNIDITKGLALIEGTSATGVPFLVNKSGEIDLPQVGKLKVLGMTKQEAKEAIEKQYAVQYRDPKVEIAILNLSVSVQGEVGSPGVFPLLRERTTLIEVLSAAGGVSQYGKRSVIKVLRGVGQGKEPEILIFDLRQLDAIRTEDMYMRNKDIVYVEPRDIRVLADALQPYTNVLSLFSTISTLAVIVLNIGK from the coding sequence TTGAGATCTCAAACAGCTTCGAATTTCATCATCGGGTTGGCGCTCGGGGCTGCCCTGATGCTCCTACCCTCTTCTATTTTGAAGGGACAACGTTTGCGTAACGTCCTGTTCAACACACCTAAAGCCTACGAGAAGCTCGACATCCCGGTGGTTCACCTGAATCCCGATTCGGTCAGGATTGCAGCAGGATACGAGCATCGTATTGAAAGCGATGACCAGATCGGAGTACGCTTTCTCAACAATATTGACATTACCAAGGGTCTAGCATTGATTGAAGGCACAAGCGCTACGGGAGTGCCCTTTCTCGTGAACAAAAGCGGCGAAATCGACCTGCCCCAAGTTGGCAAACTCAAGGTACTCGGCATGACCAAGCAGGAGGCCAAAGAAGCCATTGAGAAGCAGTATGCTGTTCAATACCGAGACCCGAAAGTTGAAATTGCCATCTTGAATTTGAGTGTGTCTGTGCAAGGCGAGGTTGGCTCGCCCGGTGTCTTTCCACTTCTCAGAGAGCGCACGACCTTGATCGAGGTTTTGTCAGCCGCCGGCGGCGTGAGTCAATATGGAAAAAGAAGCGTGATCAAAGTACTGCGCGGAGTGGGGCAAGGCAAGGAACCTGAGATTTTGATCTTTGACCTGCGACAGCTTGACGCGATCCGCACTGAAGACATGTACATGCGTAACAAGGACATTGTTTATGTGGAGCCAAGGGATATTCGGGTACTTGCAGACGCACTTCAACCCTATACCAACGTATTGTCTCTGTTTTCTACGATCAGTACCCTCGCAGTGATCGTCCTCAACATTGGCAAATAA